From the genome of Azospirillum baldaniorum:
ATTGGCGTCGGGCTCGGCGGTCAGCGGCGCCCCGGCCACCTCCAGCGGGGCGACGAAGTTGTAACGGCGAAGCTGCATCCGCCCGCTGTGCCCCTGGGCGGGATCGAAGGCGTATTCGGTGACACCGCAATTCGCCACGTCGCCCTCGCGGTCGATGGCGAGGATCTGCTCCTCCGTCATGCCCTCCAGCAGGTAGCGCAGGCACAGCACGACGACCTGATGGCTGACCACCAGCACGCGCTGCCCACCATGGTGCAGGCTGATGGTGTCGAGCGCGCTGCGCAGCCGCAGGATCACGTCGCACCAGCTCTCCCCGGCGGGCGGGCGGAAGTAGAATTTGCCGAGGATGCGGCGGAACTCCGCCTGCTCGGGGTGCTCCTGCGCGATGCCCAGCGCGGTCAGCCGGTCGAGGATGCCGAATTCCTTCTCGCGCAGCCGCTCGTCCACCACGAATTCCGTGGGTTCGACCGGCAGGCCGCCCCCGGCGTGGATGATCTCCGCTGTTCTCCGGGCCCGCAGATAGGGGGAGGTCAGCACCACGTCGGGCCGCTCGCCCGGCGGCAGCGCGGCGAACCAGCGCGCCAGCGCTTCGGACTGCTGCTCCCCCTGGCGGCTGAGCGGCACATCGACGTCGCGCTCGGCGATGTCGATCCGTCCCACCCCGGCGGCATAGGCAGCGTCGCGCGCGACGTTGCCGGCGCTTTCCCCGTGACGGACGATCCACAACCTCTGCGGCCAGCGCTGCTGCATGGTGAACGA
Proteins encoded in this window:
- a CDS encoding histidine phosphatase family protein; the protein is MQQRWPQRLWIVRHGESAGNVARDAAYAAGVGRIDIAERDVDVPLSRQGEQQSEALARWFAALPPGERPDVVLTSPYLRARRTAEIIHAGGGLPVEPTEFVVDERLREKEFGILDRLTALGIAQEHPEQAEFRRILGKFYFRPPAGESWCDVILRLRSALDTISLHHGGQRVLVVSHQVVVLCLRYLLEGMTEEQILAIDREGDVANCGVTEYAFDPAQGHSGRMQLRRYNFVAPLEVAGAPLTAEPDANAAVR